CCAGAGAACTTACGCATCCTTGCCAAGTCGGTCGCGGCGCCGGTGCAACATATTCATCGCGACGACAATCAGTACGATGGCGATGACCAGGGCCCAAGGGGCGAACCGGTTGACGGTAACTGCCCATTCGCTGAGTTCGTTCAACAGCAGTGCCCAGATGGCGATGGCGACATAGGTCGAGCTCAGCACAACGACGAGGTTTACCCAAGGGCGCAATCCGATCAGGAAGCCGATGATGGCCCCCACCACTGGGCCGCTCATCCAGAACGGGACAAAGACGAACAAAAATAGACCGGCAATCCCGAAAGGCCGGACCATGCCACCTTGAGACTCAGCGGCGTGTTGTATGCGCGTGATGAAGGGCTTGAGGGCGCGTAACTGGATCAGTTGCCGCGAACTCAATGCGAATAACGGATACACCACGAGGACCTGTATGGTCTCGACCAGTATATTGAAGGGCACAACCTGGGCATGACTGTAGCCATTCGCATAGCCGAAGCTCATGCCCGCTCCCCGGCCGATAAATAAGTTAAGCCCGGTCATTGCCGCATAAGGAAGAACTTTGTCGGGATACAGGTGTCCGGCAATTCCGAACGCCAGAAACATCAGTGCTGTCAGCGTCAGGCCGATGGCGAGGAGTCGGCCTTCGATGCTGGAGAAAAGTGATTCACTCATGGTTTTCTCCTACGCCTTGACTGGCATAACCACTGCCGATAGCCGAGAAGGGGAGCTCCAAGCCGAGCTCAGGGACCTCTTGCGCGATCCAGGCAGTGAAGGTGTTGCTGTTCGGACCGGGAAAGACTTTGTAGGTTTGCGGCCAGGGGTAACTCTTTGCGGCGCGATTGACGGCTTCAATTAATCCATCCACGCCTTCCCCGTGAAATTCTTTCAGGAGCGCAGGCTCTTCCCCGTACCAGAAGCGATCCGGAAGATCCTGCTCAATCCGCATCACCGGGAGTCCCCGCGACTGCCGCCAGCCGATAACTTCATAGACGGTGTAGGAGGCGGCAGCGGTCGGTTTGGCTGCAATCCAAGTATGGATCGCAAACCAGCCGCGCCACCCCCACGCTCTTGCCCCGTAGATCAGGAGGACTGCTTTTTCATGGGTGGCGGGATCCGGAGCAATTCCGGCTGATTCACGGCTGGCGGTTCGCCAGTCCTGTGAACTGCAGGAGGTCAGACAGAGGAGGAGCAGAGCGCAGAGAAAGAGCGATGCAAGGCGATTTTGACGCTGCGCTAAGCGAGAAGGCATACGGTTATTTCTCTCCGGATTTTGATTGTTATGGCTTGGAATAGGGATAAGGCAAGAACCGGGGTAAGCAATAAAGTCCAGATCATCCTCCTCCCCTGCATTCCCGGTAGCGAAAACAATCGATCATGTGATCGTTGACCATGCCGATTGCTTGCATCATGGAATAGCAGATGGTTGAGCCGACGAACTTGCAGCCGCGGGTCAGCAGTTCTTTACTGAGACGATCCGACACAGCGGTGCGGGTTGGCAGTTCCGCCAGGGTTTGCCAGCTGTTTTGTCGGGGGATGCCATCGACAAAGCGCCATAGAAAGGCATCGAGAGAGCCGAATTCGTGTTGAATCTGTAACACTGCGCGGGCAGTGTTGATCGAGGCCGACACCTTGAGTCGGTTCCGGACGATGCCGCTGTCCTGTAACAGTTGTTCACAATCGGTCGCGCTAAAGGCGGCGACCGTGGCGATGTCGAAGCCGGCGTAGGCGCGGCGGTAGTTCTCGCGCTTCTTCAGAATCGTCAGCCAACTCAGGCCGGCCTGCGCTCCTTCGAGGATGAGCATTTCAAAGAGGCGTTGGTCGTCGTGCACCGGCACGCCCCATTCCCGGTCATGGTAGGCCAGATAGTGCGGATCGCTGCTGCACCAGCCGCAGCGCACCAGGTTGTCAGCTTTCATATGACCTCCCTTACTTTTTACCGTAGCGGCGCTGCCACCAGATATAACCGACGATCAGGGCGCCGCTGGCGATGACCACCCAGAGGAGTGCCTGGTGGGAATACTGCATGATCAGCTCCTGGTTCTCGCCGATAATATAACCGATCCAGGCGAGGATGGTGCACCAGATCCCTGCGCCGGCAAGGGTGTAAAGGGAGAAGCGGAGATGATTCATACCGGAGAGGCCGGCAGGAATGGAGATGAGGTGGCGGATAACCGGCAACAGGCGGCCGATGAAGGTGGAGATCTCACCGTGGCGCTGGAAAAATGTCTCCATTCGTTGAAGCTTCTCCGGACTGATCAGCACATATTTGCCGTAACGGTAAAGGAGAGGGCGGCCGAGGTGCTGGGCGGCAAAATAGTTGGCGTAGGCGCCAACCAAGCTGCCGACGGTGCCGGCGAGAATTGCCAGACCGATATGCATCTTCCCCTGCTGGGCGAGGTAGCCGGCCGGGGGCATGACCAGTTCGCTCGGCACCGGCACAATGGAGCTCTCCATCGCCATGAGTAGGAAGATACCGGGATAACCGAGATGGCCTATTGTTTCAACCAGCCAGTTAAGTAGTGCGTGCATGAAGCCTCCGAGATGAAAGTGCAAGAAAATCGACCACCCCCAGCCTCTCCTTAAAAAAGGAGGGGGCTTAAAGCCTGAAGTCCCCCTCCTTTTTTAAGGAGGGGTTAGGGGTGGTAGGGGTCAGCTTGAAAGCTTAATGTAAAAAGTCAAATTTGCCTCAAAGAAAGTTCGTAATCAAATGATCATAAAGAAGCCAGCCGTTCAGATCGAAGTACCAACGTCCGTCGGCATGGTGGAGTCGATCCCCGCAGCGGGCAATAGCGTTCGGGAAGACCTCGACGATGTTGCGGTTGAATTGCTGTGAAAAGCGCATGTCACTGACCCCTTCGGCGGTGCGCAGGCCGAGGTAAAGAGTCTCAGCCATGGCGAGCTGTTGATCACAGACTTCGATGGAGATTGCTGTTGTCTCTCCACCCGCCAGCTTCTTGCGGTAAAGTTCGAGGTCGTGCGGGACCGAAAGGCGCTCCCCCCAACCATTGCCGCGGAGCGAGTGAGCGCCGACACCGAGGCCGAGGTAGGGGTGCCGGCGCCAGTAGCCAAGGTTGTGGCGGCATTCATAGCCGGACCGGGCAAAGTTGGAGATTTCGTAGTGGCGAAAGCCGGCTTTGGTCAATTCTGTGTTGACGCAGAGATAGGCAGCAGCGGCGGCGTCCTCGTTGGGGAGCGTCAACGTCCCGGCCGCTTCCATTTGTGCAAAGGGAGTTCCCTTCTCGACGGTGAGGCCGTAGCATGAGAGATGCTGGGGTTGCAGCTCAAGGAGTTGGGAGATCTCTGCCCGCAACTTGTCGAGATCCTGCCCGGGGAGGCTATAGATGAGATCAAGGGAGAGGTTGTCGAAACCGGCGCAGCGGGCAGCGGCAATGGCATCGAGGCTGTCCTGACGGGAGTGGACGCGGCCGAGTTTCGTCAGATCTTCGTCGGCAAGGGCCTGGATGCCGAGAGAGAGGCGGTTGACTCCGGCACGGCGTAATTTGTCAAGATAGCGGGGGGAGACGGTCCCCGGGTTCGCTTCGAGGGAGATTTCGATCGTACCGGCAAAGCCGAAGGTGGCGCGGGCGGAGTCGAGAACCTCTTTGATTCCCTGAACCGGTAGGAGGGAAGGGGTACCGCCTCCGAAGAAGATCGAGGTTAACGGACCGTCCCACGACTTTGCCGACTTCCGGAGTTCTTGTGTCAGGAGGGCTGGGTAGCTTTCGACCTCCTGCCTACTTTGGGGGACGATGGAGAAGAAGTCACAGTAGGGACATTTGCTGCGACAGAAGGGGGTGTGCAGATAGAGGCCAAAGCCGCCCTGTACTGATTGAGCAGCCGAGTTGTCGCACACCATAAATATCCTGAGCAAAAGGGGGGGGGAGACGATTCACCGTGTTATTTTTACTCTTTGCCGCGGTTTAGAGTCAAGGGAAAGAGGGGCGAAAGGGTTCTCTTCATTTGTTGAAAAATATTGCGGCAGGAGCGGTTGCTGTCTATAATGTCAAACTTTGCAACTCTGGTTAACTCCCCGGGAGATTTATTTATGTCGCCTCATACTCTGAATGTCGCTGCTGTTCAGTTTAATATCCGTCTC
The Deltaproteobacteria bacterium HGW-Deltaproteobacteria-4 DNA segment above includes these coding regions:
- a CDS encoding DUF3750 domain-containing protein, which gives rise to MPSRLAQRQNRLASLFLCALLLLCLTSCSSQDWRTASRESAGIAPDPATHEKAVLLIYGARAWGWRGWFAIHTWIAAKPTAAASYTVYEVIGWRQSRGLPVMRIEQDLPDRFWYGEEPALLKEFHGEGVDGLIEAVNRAAKSYPWPQTYKVFPGPNSNTFTAWIAQEVPELGLELPFSAIGSGYASQGVGENHE
- a CDS encoding DNA-3-methyladenine glycosylase I, translating into MKADNLVRCGWCSSDPHYLAYHDREWGVPVHDDQRLFEMLILEGAQAGLSWLTILKKRENYRRAYAGFDIATVAAFSATDCEQLLQDSGIVRNRLKVSASINTARAVLQIQHEFGSLDAFLWRFVDGIPRQNSWQTLAELPTRTAVSDRLSKELLTRGCKFVGSTICYSMMQAIGMVNDHMIDCFRYRECRGGG
- a CDS encoding DedA family protein, whose amino-acid sequence is MHALLNWLVETIGHLGYPGIFLLMAMESSIVPVPSELVMPPAGYLAQQGKMHIGLAILAGTVGSLVGAYANYFAAQHLGRPLLYRYGKYVLISPEKLQRMETFFQRHGEISTFIGRLLPVIRHLISIPAGLSGMNHLRFSLYTLAGAGIWCTILAWIGYIIGENQELIMQYSHQALLWVVIASGALIVGYIWWQRRYGKK